The stretch of DNA ACCTGAGCGGGGCGAGTCCACGACTGCGTCGCACCACGCAGGTGCGTATTCTCGCTGGCGACCCAATGCAACTGTCGGAGCCTTCCTCGCTCCCGACCCAATGCAACTGTCGGAGAGGTACGAGTGGCGAGCAAGCTAACCAACTTCTCCGTGGGAGGTCGCATCTCGGATAGGGCCGGACGGCCTCGGCTAGGTCGCACCGGCACGTTGCACACGCCCCATGGCGACATCGCCACGCCGGCCTTCATCCCGGTCGGCACCAAGGCCACCGTCAAGGCCGTCTTGCCTGAGTCGATGCGTGAACTCGGCGCGCAGGCGGTCCTGGCAAATGCCTACCATCTGTATTTGCAACCGGGACCGGCTGTCATCGATGCAGCCGGGGGTCTGAGCACGTTCATGAATTGGCCCGGGCCCACCTTCACTGACAGTGGTGGCTTCCAGGTGATGTCGCTCGGTGTTGGCTTCAAGAAAGTGCTGGCGATGGATGCGAGCACCGTGCGCTCCGATGATGTGATCGCCGTTGGCAAGACCCGGCTGGCCCACGTCGACGACGACGGGGTCACGTTCAAATCCCACCTCGACGGCTCGATGCATCGGTTCACGCCGGAGATCTCGATGCAGATCCAGCACCAACTCGGTGCCGATGTCATCTTTGCCTTTGACGAATGCACGACCTTGCTGAACACCCGTGCCTATCAGGAAACCTCGCTGGCCAGAACCCATGCCTGGGCCCAGCGCTGCATCGTGGAACACGAAAGACTGACGGCAGAGCGCGATCATCGGCCGTACCAAGCGCTGTTCGCCGTGGTGCAGGGCGCGCAGTACGAGGACCTGCGCCGACGAGCCGCTCGGGAGTTGGCCGTGCTCGGTTTCGATGGTTTCGGGATTGGGGGTGCGCTGGAAAAGGGCCAGCTCGGAGAGATCATTCGCTGGGTCAATGAGGAACTTCCGGAGGATCGCCCTCGGCACCTGCTCGGGATCGGTGAGCCCGACGACTTGTTCACAGCAATCGAGAACGGCGCAGACACCTTCGATTGCGTTTCAGCGTCACGGGTGGCGCGCAACAGCGCGGTCTACACAAAGACGGGTCGGCAGAACCTCTCCAGGAGCAGCAACCGAACCGACTTCTCGCCGATCGAATCCGACTGCGCCTGCTACACCTGCGCCCACTACACCCGCGCCTACATCCACCATCTCTTCAAAGCGAAAGAGATGCTCGCGTCCACACTGGCCACGATTC from Candidatus Nanopelagicales bacterium encodes:
- the tgt gene encoding tRNA guanosine(34) transglycosylase Tgt; translated protein: MATQCNCRSLPRSRPNATVGEVRVASKLTNFSVGGRISDRAGRPRLGRTGTLHTPHGDIATPAFIPVGTKATVKAVLPESMRELGAQAVLANAYHLYLQPGPAVIDAAGGLSTFMNWPGPTFTDSGGFQVMSLGVGFKKVLAMDASTVRSDDVIAVGKTRLAHVDDDGVTFKSHLDGSMHRFTPEISMQIQHQLGADVIFAFDECTTLLNTRAYQETSLARTHAWAQRCIVEHERLTAERDHRPYQALFAVVQGAQYEDLRRRAARELAVLGFDGFGIGGALEKGQLGEIIRWVNEELPEDRPRHLLGIGEPDDLFTAIENGADTFDCVSASRVARNSAVYTKTGRQNLSRSSNRTDFSPIESDCACYTCAHYTRAYIHHLFKAKEMLASTLATIHNEHFIVGLVDRIRNSIADGSFDELKREFLGSYYR